A DNA window from Streptomyces sp. B21-083 contains the following coding sequences:
- a CDS encoding thiolase domain-containing protein, producing MTRDIAVVAFAQTDHRRTSEELSEVEMLMPVLHEVLDRTGLKTSDIGFTCSGSSDYLAGRAFSFTLALDGVGAWPPISESHVEMDGAWALYEAWTKLLTGDADTALVYSYGKSSPGPVRDVLTRQLDPYYVAPLWPDSVALAALQAQALIDEGYTDEPALAAVAARSRADAQGNSHAQLRGSVPHGDYVVHPLRTGDCPPIGDGAAAVILAAGDRARELCERPAWIRGIDHRIEAHSLGVRELTDSPSTRLAAEKAGAFERPVDTAELHAPFTSQEVVLRKALRLGDDVRVNPSGGALAANPIMAAGLVRIGEAAARIHRGESDRALAHATSGPCLQQNLVAVLEGEPRHVQ from the coding sequence ATGACACGCGATATCGCCGTCGTCGCCTTCGCGCAGACCGATCACCGGCGCACCAGCGAAGAGCTCTCCGAAGTCGAGATGCTCATGCCGGTACTGCACGAGGTACTAGACCGGACCGGGCTGAAGACCAGCGACATCGGCTTCACCTGCTCCGGCTCCTCCGACTATCTCGCCGGCCGCGCCTTCTCCTTCACCCTGGCGCTCGACGGCGTGGGCGCCTGGCCGCCCATCTCCGAGTCACACGTGGAGATGGACGGGGCATGGGCGCTGTACGAGGCCTGGACCAAGCTGCTCACCGGCGACGCCGACACGGCGCTCGTGTACTCCTACGGCAAATCCTCGCCGGGCCCGGTGCGGGATGTGCTGACCCGGCAGCTCGACCCGTACTACGTGGCTCCCTTGTGGCCGGACTCGGTCGCGCTCGCCGCGCTCCAGGCGCAGGCTCTCATCGACGAGGGCTACACGGACGAGCCCGCGCTCGCCGCCGTCGCCGCCCGGAGCCGGGCGGACGCACAGGGCAACTCCCATGCCCAGCTGCGGGGTTCGGTGCCGCACGGGGACTACGTCGTGCATCCGCTGCGTACCGGCGACTGTCCGCCGATCGGCGACGGGGCCGCCGCCGTGATCCTCGCGGCCGGTGACCGCGCCAGGGAACTGTGCGAGCGACCCGCCTGGATCAGGGGCATCGACCACCGCATCGAGGCACACTCCCTCGGTGTCCGCGAGCTGACCGACTCGCCGTCGACACGGCTCGCCGCCGAAAAGGCCGGCGCCTTCGAACGGCCCGTGGACACCGCCGAGTTGCACGCACCGTTCACCTCGCAGGAGGTGGTGCTGAGGAAAGCACTCCGCCTCGGCGACGACGTCCGCGTGAACCCCTCCGGCGGTGCCCTCGCCGCCAACCCGATCATGGCCGCCGGGCTCGTCCGCATCGGCGAGGCCGCCGCTCGTATCCACCGGGGCGAGTCCGACCGGGCCCTCGCCCACGCCACCTCCGGGCCCTGCCTCCAGCAGAACCTGGTCGCCGTACTCGAAGGGGAGCCCCGTCATGTCCAGTGA
- a CDS encoding Zn-ribbon domain-containing OB-fold protein translates to MTTEVLKAPLVVEFPFTRSLGPVQSAFLTGLREQVVLGVRATDGRVLVPPVEYDPVTADEIRDLVQVAPTGTVTTWAWNPAPRRDQPLDTPFAWVLVRLDGADTALLHALDAPGPDAVHTGMRVRVRWAAQRSGAITDIACFEPYDSDAEARPADHDGQFDDMVTGIVAPARLDYTYSPGRAQTAYINALAGQRIVGERCPSCRKVYVPPRGACPTCGVGTAEQVEVGPGGTVTTYCIVNIKARNLDIEVPYVYGHIALDGADLALHGRIGGIPYDQVRMGLRVEPVWTEGGCYPDHYRPTGEPDADYETFKELL, encoded by the coding sequence ATGACCACCGAAGTCCTCAAAGCCCCCCTCGTCGTCGAATTCCCCTTCACCCGCTCGCTGGGCCCCGTCCAGAGCGCCTTCCTGACCGGCCTGCGCGAACAGGTCGTTCTCGGCGTCCGCGCCACCGACGGGCGCGTCCTCGTCCCGCCCGTCGAGTACGACCCGGTGACCGCCGACGAGATACGCGACCTCGTGCAGGTCGCCCCCACCGGCACCGTCACCACCTGGGCCTGGAACCCCGCCCCGCGCCGCGACCAGCCCCTGGACACGCCCTTCGCCTGGGTCCTGGTCCGGCTCGACGGCGCCGACACGGCCCTGCTGCACGCCCTCGACGCGCCCGGCCCCGACGCCGTCCACACCGGAATGCGTGTCCGCGTCCGCTGGGCGGCACAGCGCTCCGGCGCGATCACGGACATCGCCTGCTTCGAGCCGTACGACAGCGACGCCGAAGCCCGACCGGCCGACCACGACGGGCAGTTCGACGACATGGTCACCGGCATCGTCGCCCCGGCCCGCCTCGACTACACCTACTCGCCCGGCCGCGCCCAGACCGCCTACATCAACGCCCTCGCCGGGCAGCGGATCGTCGGCGAACGCTGCCCGTCCTGCCGGAAGGTGTACGTTCCGCCCCGGGGAGCGTGTCCCACCTGCGGTGTCGGCACCGCCGAGCAGGTCGAGGTGGGCCCCGGCGGCACGGTCACCACGTACTGCATCGTCAACATCAAGGCCCGCAACCTCGACATCGAAGTGCCCTACGTCTACGGGCACATCGCCCTCGACGGCGCCGACCTCGCCCTGCACGGCCGGATCGGCGGCATCCCCTACGACCAGGTCCGCATGGGGCTGCGCGTCGAACCGGTGTGGACGGAAGGGGGCTGCTACCCCGACCACTACCGGCCCACCGGCGAACCCGACGCGGACTACGAGACGTTCAAGGAGCTGCTTTGA
- a CDS encoding crotonase/enoyl-CoA hydratase family protein encodes MGGTEHLTVRRENATLVLTLNRPEAKNALSLPMLVGLYDGWVEADEDDTVRSIVLTGAGGAFCAGMDLKALAGGGLEGEEYRHRLKADPDLHWKAMLRHHRPRKPVIAAIEGYCVAGGTEIIQGTDIRVAGESATFGLFEVKRGLFPIGGSTVRLQRQIPRTHALEMLLTARPYSAQEAAGIGLIGHVVPDGTALDKALEIAERINACGPLAVEAVKASVYETAELTETEGLAAELKRGWPVFDTADAKEGTRAFAEKRPPVYRRA; translated from the coding sequence ATGGGTGGGACCGAACACCTCACCGTGCGGCGCGAGAACGCGACGCTGGTCCTCACGCTCAACCGGCCGGAAGCCAAGAACGCGCTCTCGCTGCCGATGCTCGTCGGGCTGTACGACGGCTGGGTCGAGGCGGACGAGGACGACACCGTCCGCTCGATCGTGCTCACCGGCGCGGGAGGTGCCTTCTGCGCGGGAATGGACCTGAAGGCCCTGGCCGGGGGCGGTCTTGAGGGGGAGGAGTACCGCCACCGCCTCAAGGCCGACCCGGATCTGCACTGGAAGGCGATGCTGCGCCACCACCGCCCCCGCAAGCCGGTGATCGCCGCGATCGAGGGGTACTGCGTCGCCGGCGGCACCGAGATCATCCAGGGCACCGACATCCGGGTCGCGGGCGAGTCGGCGACCTTCGGACTCTTCGAGGTCAAGCGTGGCCTCTTCCCGATCGGCGGCTCCACGGTCCGCCTCCAACGCCAGATCCCGCGCACCCACGCCCTGGAGATGCTGCTCACCGCACGCCCCTACAGCGCCCAGGAGGCCGCCGGCATCGGCCTGATCGGACACGTCGTCCCCGACGGAACCGCCCTCGACAAGGCCCTGGAGATCGCCGAGCGCATCAACGCCTGCGGCCCGCTCGCCGTGGAGGCGGTGAAGGCATCCGTCTACGAGACCGCCGAACTCACGGAGACCGAAGGCCTCGCCGCCGAACTCAAGCGAGGCTGGCCCGTCTTCGACACCGCCGACGCCAAGGAAGGCACCCGTGCCTTCGCCGAGAAGCGCCCACCCGTCTACCGGCGGGCCTAG
- a CDS encoding acyl-CoA synthetase yields MEYNLADLFESVVDVVPDRAALVYLDHPGTGAERRLSYAELDAAANRVAHHLIDSGIRPGEHLGLHLYNGVEYLQTVLGCLKARIVPVNVNYRYVEEELVYLYRDADLAALVFDAEFTERVAAARPRATSLRHLIRVGEPAPGAPELESVSFTEAEAAGSPERGFPARSGDDQFIIYTGGTTGMPKGVMWRQEDLFFAGLGGGAPTGEPVKSPQELAERVAAGGEGITFFPTPPLMHGTSTLTAFIGFNFGQRVVIHRKFTADDVLRTIEKEKVTSVSLVGDAMLRPLIDALNGPMKGTDCSALFSVSSSGAIMSETVRAEFQALVPNVMLLNNFGSSESGFNGTATEDSGPERGFRIRVNFRTQVVDPASYEPVPPGEVGRIAQCGHVPLGYFNDPRKSAETFFERDGERWVLLGDMATVDEEGVVTVLGRGSQCINTGGEKVYPEEVEQALKSHPDVYDALVAGVPDARWGNHVAAVVQLREGAARPSLADVQQHCRTHLAGYKVPRQLVITETIRRSPSGKADYRWAKEMAVGADR; encoded by the coding sequence GTGGAGTACAACCTTGCCGACCTGTTCGAGTCGGTCGTGGACGTGGTGCCGGACCGTGCGGCGCTCGTATATCTCGACCATCCCGGTACGGGCGCGGAACGCCGCCTGAGCTACGCGGAGTTGGATGCCGCAGCCAACCGGGTCGCCCATCATCTGATCGACAGCGGGATACGCCCCGGCGAGCATCTGGGCCTGCATCTCTACAACGGGGTCGAGTACCTCCAGACCGTACTGGGGTGCCTGAAGGCACGGATCGTCCCGGTCAACGTCAACTACCGCTATGTCGAAGAGGAGTTGGTGTATCTCTACCGGGACGCCGACCTCGCCGCCCTGGTGTTCGACGCCGAGTTCACGGAGCGGGTGGCGGCGGCACGGCCACGGGCCACGTCGTTGCGTCACCTGATCCGCGTGGGTGAACCCGCCCCGGGAGCGCCTGAGTTGGAGTCAGTGTCCTTCACCGAGGCCGAGGCCGCCGGGTCCCCGGAACGGGGCTTCCCGGCCCGCTCGGGCGACGACCAGTTCATCATCTACACCGGCGGCACCACCGGCATGCCCAAGGGCGTGATGTGGCGCCAGGAGGACCTGTTCTTCGCCGGGCTGGGCGGCGGCGCCCCCACCGGCGAGCCGGTCAAGTCTCCGCAGGAGCTGGCCGAGCGGGTCGCGGCCGGAGGTGAGGGGATCACTTTCTTCCCCACTCCCCCGCTGATGCACGGCACCTCGACCCTTACCGCCTTCATCGGCTTCAACTTCGGCCAACGGGTGGTGATCCACCGTAAGTTCACGGCTGATGACGTGCTGCGCACCATAGAGAAGGAGAAGGTCACCAGCGTGTCCCTGGTGGGCGACGCGATGCTGCGTCCACTGATCGACGCCCTCAACGGGCCGATGAAGGGCACGGACTGCTCAGCCCTGTTCAGTGTCTCCTCGTCCGGCGCGATCATGTCGGAGACGGTTCGTGCCGAGTTCCAGGCTCTGGTGCCGAACGTCATGCTGCTCAACAACTTCGGGTCGTCGGAGTCCGGCTTCAACGGTACGGCGACCGAGGACTCGGGCCCCGAGCGCGGCTTCCGCATCCGCGTCAACTTCCGGACCCAGGTGGTGGATCCGGCCAGCTACGAGCCGGTGCCTCCGGGCGAGGTGGGCCGGATCGCCCAGTGCGGCCACGTACCGCTCGGCTACTTCAACGACCCCCGGAAGTCCGCGGAGACGTTCTTCGAGAGGGACGGCGAGCGGTGGGTGCTGCTCGGCGACATGGCGACGGTCGACGAGGAGGGCGTTGTCACCGTCCTGGGCCGGGGGTCGCAGTGCATCAACACCGGGGGCGAGAAGGTGTATCCGGAGGAGGTCGAGCAGGCGCTCAAGTCCCATCCGGACGTGTACGACGCTCTCGTGGCCGGCGTCCCGGACGCTAGGTGGGGCAACCATGTGGCCGCGGTGGTGCAGTTGCGGGAGGGGGCGGCGCGGCCGAGCCTGGCGGACGTACAGCAGCACTGCCGTACCCATCTGGCCGGCTACAAGGTCCCCCGGCAGCTGGTGATCACCGAGACGATACGGCGGTCGCCCAGCGGCAAAGCGGACTACCGGTGGGCCAAGGAGATGGCGGTAGGGGCGGACCGGTAG
- a CDS encoding sulfatase: MSHHTPPRQLPEPDADAPDGTTAEEASRAPATNDTEPATPADTQPTDEETADEETAGPTTTAKADEPGARPPLKETADGTEDGKALDEAVAARTASAPHESPDAAVSDPSSTDEPGPGSDTSSSARPGWFGWRRRFPHAARAVRVGTSVLAGALVLGALLIPNRLDRITPGSFFRLPVEAIFLAAVLLVLPSKARRITAIVLGAFLGLSTVLKCLDMGFYQTLARPFDLVFDWVLLNDAADFLKDSLGHSGEVLAVIGVIVLLIAVLVVSALAVVRLADVMARHRPAAVRSTLVLGTAWIVCFTMGVQTGGVTIATKGYSQYLSNKVQYVRDGLGDAEVFDKQLRVDAFAKTPSDQLLTGLRGKDVLFTFVESYGRVAIDDPAMAPEIDATLKEGDARLKSAGFAARSGWLTSPVTGAGSWLAHTTFLSGLWIKNQQRYRTVTTSDRATLTSYFQKTGAWRTVGIVPGVRKAWPEGKYFGLDHIYDSTHLGYQGPYFSWTPVPDQFSLESFQKLEHGKKNRDPIMAEIILASSHNPWSPIAHTIDWGDLGDGTIFNKIKKEGTNPTEVWKSAKSVRTEYRKAIQYSVDSLTQWVQRYGDDNTVLVFLGDHQPVPMVTGGSTSRDVPVTIVAHDPKVLDRVADWGWTEGLKPAANAPEWSMDKFRDRFMTAYGPKKK, translated from the coding sequence GTGTCGCACCACACGCCCCCTCGTCAACTGCCTGAGCCGGACGCGGACGCGCCGGACGGGACCACAGCCGAGGAGGCCTCGCGCGCTCCCGCAACGAACGACACCGAGCCCGCCACCCCGGCGGACACGCAACCGACGGACGAGGAAACAGCGGACGAGGAAACAGCCGGGCCGACGACGACCGCGAAGGCCGACGAGCCGGGCGCACGCCCCCCGCTGAAGGAGACGGCCGACGGCACGGAGGACGGGAAGGCGCTCGACGAGGCCGTCGCCGCCCGCACGGCTTCCGCCCCCCACGAATCCCCCGACGCTGCGGTCTCCGACCCCTCGTCCACCGACGAACCCGGCCCTGGCAGCGACACTTCCTCTTCCGCCCGCCCCGGCTGGTTCGGCTGGCGCCGTCGTTTCCCCCACGCGGCACGTGCCGTGCGGGTGGGCACGAGTGTCCTGGCCGGCGCGCTGGTGCTCGGCGCGCTCCTCATACCCAACCGCCTCGACCGGATCACCCCCGGGTCGTTCTTCCGCCTGCCCGTCGAGGCGATTTTCCTCGCGGCCGTCCTGCTCGTCCTGCCGTCGAAGGCCCGGCGGATCACGGCAATCGTCCTGGGCGCGTTCCTCGGACTGTCCACCGTCCTGAAGTGTCTCGACATGGGCTTCTACCAGACCCTGGCCCGGCCGTTCGACCTGGTCTTCGACTGGGTTCTGCTGAACGACGCGGCGGATTTCCTGAAGGACTCGCTCGGCCACTCGGGTGAGGTGCTCGCGGTGATCGGTGTCATCGTCCTGCTCATCGCCGTTCTCGTGGTGAGCGCGCTCGCGGTGGTGCGGCTGGCCGACGTGATGGCCCGGCACCGCCCGGCGGCCGTGCGCAGCACGCTGGTCCTCGGCACCGCGTGGATCGTCTGCTTCACCATGGGCGTGCAGACAGGCGGCGTGACGATCGCGACCAAGGGCTACTCCCAGTACCTCTCCAACAAGGTGCAGTACGTCCGCGACGGCCTCGGGGACGCCGAGGTCTTCGACAAGCAACTCCGCGTCGACGCCTTCGCCAAAACGCCGTCCGACCAGCTGCTGACCGGACTGCGCGGCAAGGACGTCCTGTTCACCTTCGTCGAGAGCTACGGCCGGGTGGCGATCGACGATCCGGCGATGGCACCGGAGATCGACGCGACACTCAAGGAGGGCGACGCCAGGCTCAAGTCGGCCGGCTTCGCCGCGCGCAGCGGCTGGCTCACGTCACCCGTGACGGGCGCCGGCAGCTGGCTCGCCCACACGACGTTCCTGTCCGGTCTGTGGATCAAGAACCAGCAGCGGTACCGGACGGTGACCACCAGCGACCGCGCCACGCTCACCAGCTACTTCCAGAAGACCGGCGCCTGGCGCACGGTCGGCATCGTCCCGGGCGTCCGGAAGGCCTGGCCCGAGGGGAAGTACTTCGGACTCGACCACATCTACGACTCCACTCACCTCGGCTACCAGGGCCCGTACTTCAGCTGGACGCCGGTGCCGGACCAGTTCAGCCTGGAGTCCTTCCAGAAGCTGGAGCACGGCAAGAAGAACCGCGACCCGATCATGGCTGAGATCATCCTGGCCTCCAGCCACAACCCCTGGTCCCCCATCGCCCACACCATCGACTGGGGCGACCTCGGGGACGGCACGATCTTCAACAAGATCAAGAAGGAGGGCACCAACCCCACGGAGGTCTGGAAGAGCGCGAAGAGTGTGCGGACCGAGTACCGCAAGGCCATCCAGTACTCCGTGGACAGCCTGACCCAGTGGGTCCAGCGCTACGGCGACGACAACACCGTCCTCGTCTTCCTCGGCGACCACCAGCCCGTTCCCATGGTCACGGGGGGCAGCACCAGCAGGGACGTGCCGGTCACGATCGTCGCCCACGACCCGAAGGTGCTGGACCGCGTCGCCGACTGGGGCTGGACCGAGGGACTCAAGCCCGCGGCCAACGCCCCGGAGTGGAGCATGGACAAGTTCCGGGACCGCTTCATGACGGCGTACGGGCCGAAGAAGAAGTAG
- the paaK gene encoding phenylacetate--CoA ligase PaaK, whose amino-acid sequence MADATEWLDAGERLDPEALRTLQLERLRASLRYAYDNVPFYRDSFDKAGVHPEDCRSLADLALFPFTTKTDLRDTYPYGMFAVPRDQVRRIHASSGTTGRPTVVGYTENDLSLWADLVARSIRAAGGRPGDTVHVAYGYGLFTGGLGAHYGAERLGCTVIPASGGMTARQVQLIQDLKPDIIMVTPSYLLTILDEFEKQGVDPRGTSLRVGIFGAEPWTERMREEIEERFAIDAVDIYGLSEVIGPGVAQECVETKDGLHVWEDHFYPEVVDPITGEVLPEGAKGELVFTSLTKEAMPVIRYRTRDLTRLLPGTARVFRRMEKVTGRSDDMLIVRGVNLFPTQIEEIVLRTPGVAPHFQLRLTRESRLDLLTVRAEARPGAGPEIRDAAALAIATAVKDGIGVSAAVEIVEPESLERSVGKIRRVMDLRTH is encoded by the coding sequence ATGGCGGATGCGACGGAGTGGCTGGACGCGGGCGAACGCCTCGATCCGGAGGCCCTGCGCACGCTGCAGCTGGAGCGGCTGCGGGCCTCACTGCGCTACGCCTACGACAACGTGCCCTTCTACCGCGACTCCTTCGACAAGGCGGGCGTACACCCGGAAGACTGCCGTTCCCTCGCCGACCTGGCCCTGTTCCCCTTCACCACCAAGACGGACCTGCGCGACACCTACCCCTACGGGATGTTCGCCGTCCCACGCGACCAGGTCCGCCGTATCCACGCGTCGAGCGGCACCACCGGACGCCCCACGGTCGTCGGCTACACGGAGAACGACCTGTCCCTGTGGGCCGACCTGGTGGCCCGTTCGATCCGCGCGGCAGGCGGTCGCCCGGGGGACACCGTCCATGTGGCGTACGGATACGGCCTGTTCACCGGCGGTCTCGGCGCGCACTACGGCGCCGAACGGCTCGGCTGTACGGTGATCCCCGCGTCCGGCGGCATGACGGCCCGCCAGGTCCAGCTGATCCAGGATCTGAAGCCGGACATCATCATGGTGACCCCGTCCTACCTCCTGACGATCCTCGACGAGTTCGAGAAGCAGGGCGTCGATCCCCGGGGTACTTCCCTACGGGTCGGCATCTTCGGCGCCGAGCCGTGGACCGAACGGATGCGCGAGGAGATCGAGGAGCGGTTCGCGATCGACGCGGTCGACATATACGGCCTGTCGGAAGTGATCGGACCGGGGGTCGCCCAGGAGTGCGTGGAGACCAAGGACGGGCTCCATGTGTGGGAGGACCACTTCTACCCCGAGGTCGTCGACCCGATCACGGGCGAGGTGCTGCCGGAGGGAGCGAAAGGGGAACTGGTGTTCACCTCGCTCACCAAGGAGGCGATGCCGGTGATCCGTTACCGGACCCGGGACCTGACCCGTCTGCTGCCCGGGACGGCCCGCGTCTTCAGGCGGATGGAGAAGGTCACCGGACGCAGCGACGACATGCTGATCGTGCGCGGAGTGAACCTCTTCCCCACCCAGATCGAGGAGATCGTGCTGCGCACTCCGGGCGTCGCACCCCACTTCCAGCTCCGCCTGACCCGCGAGTCCCGCCTCGACCTCCTCACTGTCCGAGCCGAGGCCCGTCCCGGCGCCGGCCCCGAGATCCGGGACGCGGCGGCCCTGGCCATCGCGACCGCGGTGAAGGACGGCATCGGGGTCTCGGCGGCGGTGGAGATCGTCGAGCCGGAGTCACTGGAGCGGTCGGTGGGAAAGATCAGGCGGGTGATGGATCTCAGGACGCACTGA
- a CDS encoding cysteine hydrolase family protein, translating to MTTLPDRPNSALLIIDVQNQVVDGAHNRDEVLANINTLVDRARAEGAPVVWVQHSSDELKAGSESWEYVPELVRRDTEPLVHKKYGDSFEATELEDVLAEHAVGRLVVTGAQTDACVRSTLHGGMVRGYDVTLVGDAHTTQDLTKYGAPKPAEVIAHTNLYWQYQTAPGRSAGTVSTAEATFTAAGDEG from the coding sequence ATGACGACCCTGCCCGACCGCCCGAACAGCGCGCTGCTCATCATCGACGTCCAGAACCAGGTGGTGGACGGCGCCCACAACCGCGACGAGGTGCTCGCGAACATCAACACCCTCGTCGACAGGGCCCGCGCGGAGGGCGCGCCCGTGGTGTGGGTGCAGCACTCCAGCGACGAGCTGAAGGCCGGCAGCGAAAGCTGGGAGTACGTGCCGGAACTGGTCCGCCGCGACACCGAGCCGCTCGTCCACAAGAAGTACGGCGACTCCTTCGAGGCCACCGAACTGGAGGACGTTCTCGCCGAGCACGCAGTCGGACGGCTGGTCGTCACGGGTGCCCAGACCGACGCGTGTGTCCGCTCCACCCTGCACGGCGGCATGGTGCGCGGGTACGACGTGACGCTCGTCGGCGACGCCCACACCACGCAGGACCTCACGAAGTACGGCGCTCCCAAGCCGGCCGAGGTGATCGCCCACACCAACCTCTACTGGCAGTACCAGACCGCCCCCGGCCGCAGCGCCGGGACGGTCAGCACCGCGGAGGCGACCTTCACCGCGGCGGGTGACGAGGGCTGA
- a CDS encoding acyl-CoA synthetase, translating to MTQQYGSTVDGVLRRSAQRVPARLAVEYRERAWTYEELDEAVSRAAGVLRAEGLAPGDRVGAYGHNSDAYLIAFLACARAGLVHVPVNQNLTGDDLTYIVEQSGSTLVLADPDLADRLPDGVRTLPLRDAADSLLARLADTDPYDGAETRTEDLVQLLYTSGTTALPKGAMMTHRSLVHEYLSAIAALDLSPGDRPVHSLPLYHSAQMHVFLVPYLAVGAPNIIVDAPDGDVILDLVESGRADSLFAPPTMWIGLAGRSDFATRDLSGLRKAYYGASIMPVPVLERLRERLPKLAFYNCFGQSEIGPLSMVLGPYEHKGRLDSCGRPVLFVDARVVDENGQDVPDGTPGEVVYRSPQLCEGYWDKPEETSAAFRDGWFHSGDLVVRDADGYYTVVDRVKDVINSGGVLIASRQVEDALYTHEAVAEAAVIGLPDERWIEAVTAVVVPRGEVTEAELIAHARERLAHFKAPKRVVFVDELPRNASGKILKRELRDRFAGS from the coding sequence ATGACGCAGCAATACGGGAGCACGGTTGACGGGGTGCTGCGGCGCAGCGCCCAGCGGGTTCCGGCGCGGCTGGCGGTCGAGTACCGCGAGCGTGCCTGGACGTACGAGGAACTCGACGAGGCCGTCTCCCGTGCGGCGGGCGTTCTGCGGGCCGAGGGACTGGCGCCCGGCGACCGGGTCGGCGCCTACGGCCACAACTCGGACGCCTATCTGATCGCCTTCCTCGCCTGCGCCCGCGCCGGACTCGTGCACGTCCCGGTCAACCAGAACCTGACCGGCGACGACCTCACCTACATCGTGGAGCAGTCCGGCAGCACCCTGGTCCTGGCCGACCCGGACCTGGCCGACCGGCTCCCCGACGGCGTACGGACCCTGCCGCTGCGCGACGCCGCCGACTCCCTGCTGGCACGGCTGGCCGACACGGATCCCTACGACGGTGCCGAGACCCGCACCGAGGACCTGGTGCAGCTGCTGTACACGTCCGGGACCACCGCGCTGCCCAAGGGCGCGATGATGACCCACCGCTCCCTGGTGCACGAGTACCTGAGCGCGATCGCCGCCCTGGACCTGAGTCCCGGCGACCGGCCCGTGCACTCGCTGCCTCTCTACCACTCGGCGCAGATGCATGTGTTCCTGGTGCCGTATCTCGCGGTGGGCGCCCCGAACATCATTGTCGACGCACCGGACGGCGATGTGATCCTCGACCTCGTCGAGTCCGGCCGCGCGGACAGCCTGTTCGCGCCGCCGACCATGTGGATCGGCCTCGCCGGCCGTTCCGACTTCGCGACCCGTGACCTGAGCGGACTGCGCAAGGCGTATTACGGGGCGTCGATCATGCCGGTTCCCGTGCTGGAGCGGCTGCGCGAGCGCCTCCCGAAACTCGCCTTCTACAACTGCTTCGGGCAGAGCGAGATCGGCCCTCTCTCCATGGTCCTCGGGCCCTACGAGCACAAGGGACGGCTGGACTCCTGTGGACGCCCGGTGCTGTTCGTGGACGCGCGGGTGGTCGACGAGAACGGCCAGGACGTGCCTGACGGCACACCCGGCGAAGTCGTCTACCGGTCCCCGCAGTTGTGCGAGGGCTACTGGGACAAGCCCGAGGAGACGAGCGCCGCCTTCCGAGACGGCTGGTTCCACTCCGGTGACCTGGTCGTCCGGGACGCCGACGGCTACTACACCGTCGTCGACCGGGTGAAGGACGTCATCAACTCCGGTGGCGTACTGATCGCCTCACGCCAGGTCGAGGACGCCCTGTACACCCATGAGGCGGTCGCCGAGGCTGCTGTCATCGGCCTTCCCGACGAGCGCTGGATCGAGGCGGTCACGGCGGTCGTCGTCCCCCGGGGCGAGGTGACGGAGGCCGAACTCATCGCCCACGCCCGCGAGCGGCTCGCCCACTTCAAGGCACCGAAGCGGGTCGTGTTCGTGGACGAGCTGCCGCGCAACGCGAGCGGGAAGATCCTCAAGCGGGAGCTGAGGGACCGGTTCGCCGGTTCCTGA